In a single window of the Priestia filamentosa genome:
- the cls gene encoding cardiolipin synthase, with the protein MKNGIKLILFVFVTVSFVLLTERLWNSTLLGILSVLMTISVIFISILISLENRHPNQTLTWLVVLGSFPLFGFIFYIFFGRNVRKRRLFEKKGKLDEKVLKEQEGELFKDVQHPFNQHEKRLFYLAHNVGKSPISFKTETETLTNGTETFATIINALYSARHHIHLEYYIVRSDKLGNQIKEILIEKALQGVKVRFLYDAVGSFKLKKKYIKELVKAGVEMVPFLPVTFPLLTSKVNFRNHRKLIIVDGSIGFVGGLNIGEEYLGHSRHYGFWRDTHLKIRGEGVRSLQLTFLQDWYYMTGEDLLNSMYLFSTLPDVKKDGGVQIIAGGPDREFQVIKQLFFSMITTARESVWIASPYFIPDEDIVTALKVASLSGVDVRILTPKRPDKKIVFYASRSYFPELMGAGVKIYEYEKGFLHSKIIIVDHEIASIGTANMDMRSFHLNFEVNAFLYKTGSTQKLVYAFLEDFEDANHLESKQFAQRSLAIRLIESACRLLSPLL; encoded by the coding sequence TTGAAGAACGGAATTAAGCTTATTTTATTTGTTTTCGTTACCGTCTCCTTCGTTCTATTAACTGAACGTTTATGGAACAGTACACTGCTTGGCATCTTGAGCGTTCTTATGACAATAAGCGTTATTTTCATTAGCATCCTTATTTCTTTAGAAAATCGCCATCCTAACCAGACGCTTACTTGGCTCGTTGTTCTTGGAAGTTTCCCACTTTTTGGCTTCATTTTTTATATATTTTTTGGACGTAACGTTCGGAAACGAAGACTTTTCGAAAAGAAAGGGAAGTTAGATGAAAAAGTTCTCAAAGAACAAGAGGGAGAACTTTTTAAAGATGTTCAACATCCGTTTAATCAGCACGAAAAACGATTGTTCTATCTTGCTCATAATGTTGGTAAAAGCCCAATTTCCTTTAAAACTGAAACGGAAACATTAACAAATGGAACAGAAACGTTTGCTACCATTATAAACGCTTTGTATAGTGCAAGACATCACATTCATTTAGAATATTATATTGTAAGAAGTGATAAGTTAGGAAATCAGATTAAAGAAATTCTCATTGAAAAAGCTTTGCAAGGTGTGAAAGTTCGTTTTTTATACGATGCAGTAGGAAGTTTTAAACTGAAAAAAAAGTATATAAAAGAGCTTGTAAAGGCAGGAGTAGAAATGGTTCCTTTTCTGCCTGTTACTTTCCCGTTGCTAACAAGCAAAGTGAATTTTAGAAACCATCGTAAGTTAATTATTGTAGACGGCTCTATTGGTTTTGTTGGTGGATTGAATATTGGAGAAGAGTATCTTGGACATAGCAGGCATTATGGATTTTGGCGTGACACCCATTTGAAAATAAGAGGAGAAGGTGTTCGTTCTCTTCAGCTTACCTTTTTACAGGACTGGTATTACATGACAGGAGAGGATTTGTTGAACTCTATGTATCTTTTTTCAACACTTCCTGATGTGAAAAAAGACGGTGGTGTCCAAATTATTGCTGGAGGTCCTGATAGAGAATTTCAAGTGATTAAGCAGCTTTTTTTCTCTATGATTACAACAGCAAGAGAGTCTGTTTGGATTGCATCTCCTTATTTTATTCCTGATGAAGATATTGTGACTGCTTTAAAAGTCGCTTCTTTGAGCGGTGTTGACGTGCGAATTTTAACTCCGAAACGGCCTGATAAAAAGATTGTTTTTTATGCTTCTCGGTCTTACTTTCCTGAGTTGATGGGAGCTGGAGTGAAAATATATGAATATGAAAAAGGTTTTTTACACAGCAAAATTATTATCGTAGATCATGAAATAGCTTCCATTGGGACAGCTAATATGGATATGAGGAGCTTTCATCTGAATTTTGAAGTTAATGCTTTTCTTTATAAAACGGGAAGCACCCAGAAACTTGTGTATGCTTTTTTAGAAGATTTTGAGGATGCGAATCATCTAGAAAGTAAGCAATTTGCTCAAAGGTCTTTAGCCATTCGTCTTATAGAATCAGCGTGTAGACTCCTATCTCCTCTTTTATAA
- a CDS encoding competence protein CoiA: MLVAQTETGQKITLLERYSYDYYQALKETKFYCPICKGKLILKVGVKNIAHFAHEPQSSCACEYERETPYHLEGKKGLYRWLEKQTKVKMEEYLPSISQRPDLFLPASHIAIEFQCSALSLEALRKRNKGYYRLNVTPLWILSAKRFRRNTKGSLKVSYNEWKFLQPPVSHSSPYLLYYCPNFSRFTIVSDIIAFSPTSVFATVSYYSTASLSLHSLFHPRYSKASFFVPWVIKKGEWRMKYALYPKNPYAPLLKLLYTNHIPPSHFPSEAGLPVKSGYFIESHSCVWQLYILLDHFLPQKRNCIIHYETILKQFKRRIQSRHVKLRELPMITKGSFEDALKEYLRLLSTVGFITEIETNCFLINRMWTTMPIHKHPIDGDYQIMNKLQLKQQKG, translated from the coding sequence TTGCTTGTTGCTCAAACTGAAACAGGTCAAAAGATTACTTTGTTAGAACGCTATTCATATGATTATTATCAAGCCCTAAAGGAAACAAAGTTTTACTGTCCAATTTGTAAAGGAAAGCTTATATTGAAAGTAGGGGTGAAAAACATTGCTCACTTTGCTCACGAACCGCAATCATCATGTGCCTGCGAATATGAAAGAGAAACACCTTATCATTTAGAGGGGAAAAAAGGCCTCTACAGATGGCTCGAAAAACAAACAAAAGTAAAAATGGAAGAATATTTGCCTTCTATATCACAGCGTCCTGATCTTTTTTTACCTGCTTCTCATATCGCTATTGAATTTCAATGTTCAGCTCTTTCGCTTGAAGCACTTCGAAAGCGAAATAAAGGCTATTACCGTTTAAATGTTACGCCTCTTTGGATCTTAAGTGCGAAACGTTTTAGAAGAAATACAAAAGGAAGTCTGAAGGTATCCTATAATGAATGGAAGTTTCTTCAACCCCCAGTTTCTCATTCATCTCCCTATCTCCTCTATTATTGTCCGAATTTTTCCCGTTTTACTATCGTTAGCGATATTATAGCTTTCTCCCCGACATCTGTATTTGCCACTGTTTCTTACTACAGCACAGCTTCCTTATCTCTCCACTCTCTTTTTCATCCCCGTTACTCAAAAGCTTCTTTCTTTGTGCCTTGGGTTATTAAAAAAGGAGAATGGAGAATGAAATACGCCTTATATCCGAAAAATCCGTACGCCCCTCTTTTAAAACTTCTCTATACTAACCATATTCCTCCTTCTCATTTTCCTAGTGAGGCCGGTCTGCCTGTAAAAAGTGGTTATTTCATTGAGAGCCATTCTTGTGTGTGGCAACTTTATATATTACTTGATCATTTTCTACCTCAAAAAAGAAATTGTATTATCCACTATGAAACCATTCTCAAGCAGTTTAAAAGAAGGATACAAAGTCGACATGTAAAATTACGAGAACTTCCGATGATAACAAAAGGAAGCTTTGAAGACGCTTTGAAAGAATATTTAAGGTTGCTTAGTACTGTTGGATTTATTACTGAGATAGAAACCAATTGCTTTTTAATCAACAGAATGTGGACAACAATGCCTATACACAAGCATCCAATTGATGGGGACTATCAAATTATGAATAAACTCCAACTCAAACAGCAAAAAGGATGA
- the pepF gene encoding oligoendopeptidase F, with protein sequence MTEQTKKLPARSEIPEKDTWRLEDIFATDKEWEKEFDEVKELIPSVTAYAGKLGESSENLYNALKTQDEVTLRVEKLYAYAHMRYDQDTTNSFYQGLNDRIQNLYTQVASALSFMTPEILAIEEEKISSFLEENEALRLYKHALEEITRQRPHVLSAEEEALLAKAGDVLGASSTTFGMLNNADLEFPTIKDEEGNEVEVTHGRYTRFLESEDRRVRKEAFSAMYDTYGKFKNTFASTLSGTVKRDNFNALVRHYESARQAALSANNIPEEVYDNLVTTINKHLPLLHRYTKLRKKVLNVDELHMYDLYTPLVKDVNMKVTYEEAKEYTLKGLEPLGEEYKSVLEEGFNNRWVDVHENKGKRSGAYSSGSYGTNPYVLMNWQDNVNNLFTLAHEFGHSVHSYYTRKTQPYPYGDYSIFVAEVASTTNEALLNEYLLENLEDEKQKQYVLNHYLEGFRATVFRQTMFAEFEHDIHVKAQNGEPLTPELLSKTYYDLNKKYFGEDMVIDEDISLEWARIPHFYYNYYVYQYATGFSAATALSKQILEEGEPAVERYLEFLKAGSSDYPINVLKKAGVDMTSAKPIEEALKVFEEKLDEMEKLLNQ encoded by the coding sequence ATGACAGAACAAACTAAAAAACTACCAGCACGCAGCGAAATTCCTGAGAAGGATACGTGGAGACTAGAAGATATTTTTGCAACAGATAAAGAATGGGAAAAAGAATTTGATGAAGTAAAAGAACTTATCCCATCTGTTACAGCTTATGCGGGTAAATTAGGAGAGTCATCAGAGAACCTATATAATGCTTTAAAAACACAAGATGAGGTAACACTAAGAGTAGAGAAACTGTATGCATATGCGCATATGCGCTACGACCAAGATACAACAAACAGTTTTTATCAAGGATTAAATGACAGAATTCAAAATTTATATACGCAAGTAGCAAGTGCCTTATCATTTATGACACCAGAAATTTTAGCTATTGAAGAAGAGAAGATTTCTTCTTTCTTAGAAGAGAATGAAGCATTGCGTCTTTATAAACATGCTTTAGAAGAAATAACAAGACAGCGTCCACATGTATTATCCGCTGAAGAAGAAGCATTACTAGCTAAAGCAGGAGATGTTTTAGGGGCTTCAAGCACAACATTTGGAATGCTGAATAATGCGGATCTAGAGTTTCCAACGATTAAAGATGAAGAAGGAAACGAAGTAGAAGTAACACATGGCCGCTATACAAGATTTTTAGAAAGTGAAGATCGTCGTGTTCGAAAAGAAGCATTTTCAGCAATGTATGATACATATGGGAAATTTAAAAATACGTTTGCAAGCACGCTATCTGGAACAGTAAAACGTGATAATTTCAATGCGCTTGTTCGGCATTATGAGTCAGCCCGTCAAGCAGCTCTTAGTGCAAACAACATACCGGAAGAAGTATATGATAATTTAGTAACAACAATTAATAAACATCTTCCGCTTCTTCATCGCTATACGAAGCTTCGCAAAAAAGTGTTAAACGTTGACGAGCTTCATATGTATGATTTGTATACTCCGCTTGTTAAAGACGTTAATATGAAAGTAACGTACGAAGAAGCAAAAGAATATACGTTAAAAGGCCTCGAACCTCTTGGAGAAGAGTATAAAAGCGTACTTGAAGAAGGATTTAACAATCGCTGGGTTGATGTGCATGAAAACAAAGGAAAACGCAGTGGAGCCTATTCTTCTGGTTCATATGGCACAAACCCTTATGTACTCATGAACTGGCAGGATAATGTGAACAATTTATTTACTTTAGCACACGAATTTGGCCATTCTGTGCATAGTTACTATACAAGAAAAACGCAGCCATATCCTTATGGAGATTACTCTATCTTCGTAGCGGAAGTTGCTTCAACAACAAATGAAGCACTTTTAAATGAGTATTTATTAGAGAATTTAGAAGATGAAAAACAAAAACAATATGTGTTAAATCACTATTTAGAAGGATTCCGTGCAACTGTATTCCGTCAAACAATGTTTGCGGAATTTGAACATGATATTCATGTGAAAGCGCAAAACGGCGAACCGTTAACACCTGAACTTCTTTCTAAAACATACTATGATTTGAATAAGAAGTATTTTGGGGAAGATATGGTGATTGATGAAGACATTAGTTTAGAATGGGCACGTATTCCTCATTTTTACTATAATTACTACGTTTATCAATATGCAACAGGTTTCAGTGCTGCAACAGCTTTAAGTAAACAGATCTTAGAAGAAGGAGAGCCAGCTGTTGAACGCTATCTAGAGTTCTTAAAGGCTGGAAGTTCTGATTATCCAATTAACGTATTGAAAAAAGCAGGCGTAGATATGACAAGTGCAAAACCAATTGAAGAAGCTTTAAAAGTATTTGAAGAAAAACTTGATGAAATGGAAAAACTTCTAAATCAATAA
- a CDS encoding GTP pyrophosphokinase — translation MLKHWDLFLAPYKQAVEELKVKLKGMRSQYELKSTHSPIEFVTGRVKPIPSVLDKAARKGIPLDRLEEEMQDIAGLRMMCQFVDDIPSVVEILKERNDFEVVEERNYITEKKESGYRSYHVVLRYPVQTIEGEKKILVEIQIRTLAMNFWATIEHSLNYKYSGNFPREIKERLQRASEAAFQLDEEMSKIREEIQEAQVMFSRKKEK, via the coding sequence ATGTTAAAACATTGGGATTTATTTTTAGCTCCTTATAAACAAGCGGTTGAAGAATTAAAAGTAAAATTAAAAGGAATGAGATCTCAGTATGAGTTGAAATCAACTCATTCTCCAATTGAATTTGTAACAGGTCGGGTGAAGCCGATTCCGAGTGTCCTTGATAAAGCAGCAAGAAAAGGGATTCCGCTAGATCGTTTAGAAGAGGAAATGCAGGATATCGCAGGGCTACGTATGATGTGTCAGTTTGTCGATGACATTCCCTCTGTTGTAGAGATTTTAAAAGAAAGAAACGATTTTGAAGTTGTAGAAGAAAGAAACTATATTACAGAGAAGAAGGAAAGTGGCTATCGTTCTTACCATGTTGTATTACGCTACCCCGTTCAAACGATCGAAGGCGAGAAAAAAATTCTCGTCGAAATTCAGATTAGAACGCTTGCGATGAATTTTTGGGCAACAATTGAACATTCGCTGAACTACAAATATAGCGGCAACTTTCCAAGAGAAATTAAGGAGCGTTTACAACGCGCTTCAGAAGCAGCTTTTCAACTTGACGAAGAGATGTCTAAAATAAGGGAAGAAATCCAAGAAGCCCAAGTTATGTTTTCACGAAAGAAAGAAAAATAA
- a CDS encoding lytic transglycosylase domain-containing protein, whose amino-acid sequence MNNIQSYLAILQLQAFQTMTSNKLPANESSLNSLFSSILSDVLLTSASSPEVEKSSSGTAFLQNQLTLSSPLSMTSPPVQAQASEKRDEPFMNLIHKASEEFGVDAKLIKAVITQESNFKKDAKSGAGALGLMQLMPATSQSLGVLNPLNPLENIRGGTKYLKKMLEKYDGDVSLALAAYNAGPGNVDKYGGIPPFTETKEYVKKVMGYYQV is encoded by the coding sequence ATGAATAATATTCAATCTTATTTAGCAATTCTACAGCTTCAGGCTTTTCAAACGATGACATCTAATAAACTACCCGCAAATGAATCATCTTTAAACTCTCTATTTTCATCGATCCTTAGCGATGTATTGCTGACATCCGCTTCATCACCTGAAGTGGAAAAAAGTTCATCTGGCACTGCCTTTTTGCAGAATCAGCTTACACTTTCCTCTCCTCTGAGTATGACGAGCCCACCTGTACAAGCACAAGCGTCAGAAAAAAGGGATGAGCCATTTATGAACCTTATTCATAAAGCGAGTGAAGAATTTGGAGTAGATGCTAAACTCATCAAAGCCGTCATTACACAAGAATCTAATTTTAAAAAAGATGCTAAGAGCGGTGCAGGAGCATTAGGCCTTATGCAGCTTATGCCAGCTACATCACAAAGTCTAGGTGTACTAAATCCTTTAAACCCTCTTGAAAACATAAGAGGGGGAACAAAATATTTGAAAAAGATGCTTGAGAAATATGATGGGGATGTCTCCCTTGCTCTTGCTGCCTATAATGCAGGTCCTGGCAATGTAGACAAATATGGAGGAATTCCTCCTTTTACTGAAACGAAAGAATATGTGAAAAAAGTAATGGGTTATTATCAAGTATAA
- a CDS encoding globin, translating to MEKRDMTPYEAIGGEHMISDLVEAFYKRVGNHPDLAPIFPDDLTETARKQKQFLTQYLGGPSDYTNEHGHPMLRARHLPFEITPARAKAWLSCMSDAMDEVGLNGMLRTQIFHRLTLTAQHMVNTPDEEGVLP from the coding sequence ATGGAAAAAAGAGATATGACGCCTTATGAAGCTATCGGGGGTGAACACATGATTTCTGACCTTGTAGAAGCTTTTTATAAGAGAGTAGGAAACCATCCAGACTTAGCTCCAATTTTTCCAGACGATTTAACTGAAACAGCTCGAAAACAAAAACAGTTTTTAACACAGTATTTAGGAGGGCCTTCCGATTACACAAACGAACATGGACATCCAATGTTAAGGGCTCGGCACTTGCCTTTTGAAATCACGCCAGCGCGAGCAAAGGCTTGGCTCTCCTGTATGAGTGACGCAATGGATGAAGTAGGACTTAACGGTATGTTGCGAACCCAAATTTTTCATCGGCTCACGCTCACTGCTCAGCATATGGTGAATACTCCAGATGAAGAAGGCGTATTACCTTGA
- a CDS encoding DsbA family protein — protein sequence MNNKQCEKRKAFSLQHLCRGSNKKPVEVYFFVDPLCPECWALEPIVKKLQIEYGEYFSLKHVLSAQLTSLNTLKKAKPEKMAQVWEKTGSRSGMSCDGSLWLENPISTPHAASIAIKSAWLQGKQHGIRFLRAMQETLFLEKQNVTDPDVLLDLAAQVGLDVEEFKKDLLSESSAKAFQCDAKIMYEMDVDQSPTLVFFNENIEDEGIKVSGYYDYELFKNILFEMLKEVPDPSPLPPLEIFLEYYTFVATKEVAVVYDLSIEQAEKVLKKLQLQQRVEKVPVKHGTFWRYII from the coding sequence TTGAACAATAAACAATGTGAAAAAAGAAAGGCGTTCTCTTTACAACACCTTTGCAGAGGATCAAACAAAAAGCCGGTCGAAGTCTACTTTTTTGTTGATCCACTTTGTCCAGAATGTTGGGCACTTGAGCCGATTGTTAAAAAACTTCAAATTGAATACGGAGAGTATTTTAGTCTTAAACATGTTTTATCTGCTCAGTTAACGAGTCTGAATACGTTAAAAAAAGCAAAGCCTGAAAAAATGGCGCAAGTTTGGGAAAAAACAGGGAGTCGTTCTGGAATGTCCTGTGATGGAAGCTTGTGGCTAGAAAATCCAATCTCTACTCCACATGCAGCTTCAATTGCTATTAAGTCAGCGTGGCTTCAAGGAAAACAGCATGGTATACGGTTTTTAAGAGCAATGCAAGAAACGCTTTTTCTTGAAAAACAAAATGTTACAGACCCAGATGTACTGCTTGACCTTGCCGCACAAGTAGGACTTGATGTCGAAGAATTTAAAAAAGACTTATTAAGCGAAAGCTCTGCAAAAGCTTTCCAATGTGATGCAAAGATTATGTATGAAATGGACGTTGATCAAAGTCCAACACTTGTGTTCTTTAACGAAAATATTGAGGATGAAGGAATTAAAGTTTCTGGATACTATGATTATGAATTATTTAAAAACATTTTATTTGAAATGTTAAAAGAAGTGCCTGATCCTTCTCCACTGCCACCGCTTGAAATCTTTTTAGAATATTATACATTTGTGGCCACAAAAGAAGTTGCAGTTGTTTATGATTTATCAATCGAACAAGCTGAAAAAGTGCTAAAAAAACTTCAGCTTCAACAGCGTGTTGAAAAAGTCCCTGTCAAACATGGAACATTTTGGCGCTATATTATTTAA
- a CDS encoding CYTH domain-containing protein: MKQEIEIEFKNLLTSTEFHKLMDAFHIDNSQFKEQTNYYFDTQTFDIKENRAALRIRCKNDCYVLTLKQPSKVGLLETHETLTKEEATRLLKGESPLPSSMEKQIKTLGIEVRKVNLFGSLTTRRAEVPYKDGLLVLDHSTYLNHEDFELEYEVRNEESGKKAFLELLNHFHIPMRETNNKIQRFFNLKHKQLGEHDE; encoded by the coding sequence ATGAAACAAGAAATTGAGATTGAATTTAAAAATTTATTAACTTCTACTGAATTTCATAAGCTTATGGATGCTTTTCATATAGACAATAGTCAGTTTAAAGAACAAACAAACTACTATTTTGATACTCAAACGTTTGATATTAAAGAAAACCGAGCTGCTCTTCGGATACGATGTAAAAATGATTGCTATGTTTTGACACTTAAACAGCCAAGTAAAGTTGGCCTTCTTGAAACCCATGAAACGTTAACAAAGGAGGAAGCAACTCGTTTATTAAAGGGTGAATCCCCTCTTCCCTCTTCAATGGAAAAACAAATCAAAACCCTTGGTATTGAAGTAAGGAAAGTTAACTTATTTGGCAGTCTTACAACGAGAAGAGCGGAGGTTCCTTATAAGGACGGACTGCTTGTTTTAGATCATAGCACATACCTTAATCATGAAGATTTTGAACTTGAATATGAAGTAAGAAATGAGGAAAGTGGAAAAAAAGCATTCCTAGAGCTTCTCAACCATTTTCATATTCCAATGCGAGAAACGAACAATAAAATTCAGCGTTTTTTCAACTTAAAACATAAGCAACTAGGAGAGCATGATGAATAA